The following are encoded in a window of Lactobacillus acidophilus genomic DNA:
- a CDS encoding replication-associated recombination protein A, with amino-acid sequence MKPLAYRMRPKKIDEVVGQQHLIGPGKIIRRMVEARILSSMILYGPPGIGKTSIASAIAGSTKYAFRKLNAATDGKKQLQQVAEEGKMSGTVILLLDEIHRLDKTKQDFLLPLLESGQIILIGATTENPYISISPAIRSRCQIFELKPLSAEDASKAIDRALKDTENGLGKYKVQLTEDARDLLIEKGNGDLRTTLNSLELAVLSTKQELKDNHKDESTILITQQEMADSIQTKIQNFDASGDGHYDLVSAFQKSIRGSDTDAALHYLARLIESGDLISICRRLTVIAYEDIGLANPPAAERAVTAVQAAQMIGLPEARIPLANAVIELALSPKSNSAISAIDAALTDVKTKKIGSIPDHLKDAHYSGAKKLGHGIDYLYPHDYQNDWVPQQYLPNNLTQAEYFTPKGNSKAEERYKVTYKNLKDMQKKGLTKRSPKNP; translated from the coding sequence ATGAAACCATTAGCATATCGTATGCGACCAAAAAAGATTGATGAAGTCGTTGGTCAGCAACATTTAATTGGTCCTGGAAAGATTATTCGGCGAATGGTTGAAGCTCGTATTCTTTCATCAATGATTTTATATGGACCTCCTGGTATTGGAAAAACAAGTATTGCAAGTGCGATCGCAGGTTCAACCAAATACGCATTTAGAAAATTGAATGCCGCCACTGATGGAAAAAAGCAATTACAACAAGTAGCTGAAGAAGGAAAAATGAGTGGTACAGTAATTTTGCTTTTAGACGAAATTCATCGACTTGACAAAACAAAGCAAGATTTTTTATTACCTCTGCTTGAATCTGGTCAAATCATTTTAATCGGGGCAACAACTGAAAATCCTTACATCTCTATTTCTCCTGCCATTCGCTCTCGTTGTCAAATTTTCGAATTAAAACCATTATCTGCAGAAGATGCATCTAAGGCTATTGACCGCGCGCTCAAAGATACAGAAAATGGCTTAGGGAAATATAAAGTTCAATTAACTGAGGATGCACGCGATCTTTTAATTGAAAAAGGCAATGGTGATTTACGAACAACATTAAATAGCCTTGAATTAGCCGTTCTCTCTACCAAGCAAGAATTAAAAGATAATCATAAAGACGAGTCGACCATTTTAATTACACAGCAAGAAATGGCTGATTCTATTCAAACTAAAATCCAAAACTTTGATGCTTCCGGTGATGGACACTATGATTTGGTTTCGGCTTTTCAAAAGTCTATTCGTGGCTCAGATACAGACGCTGCCTTACATTATTTAGCTCGTTTGATTGAATCCGGAGATTTAATTTCTATTTGTCGCCGATTAACGGTTATCGCATACGAAGATATTGGTTTAGCTAATCCACCCGCTGCTGAACGTGCTGTAACTGCCGTTCAGGCTGCTCAAATGATCGGATTACCCGAAGCAAGAATTCCACTTGCAAATGCCGTAATAGAGCTAGCTTTATCGCCCAAAAGTAACAGTGCCATTTCTGCTATCGATGCGGCACTTACTGATGTAAAAACCAAAAAAATCGGGTCTATTCCCGACCATCTAAAAGATGCCCATTATTCTGGTGCTAAGAAATTGGGTCATGGTATTGATTATCTATACCCACATGATTATCAAAATGACTGGGTCCCACAACAATATTTGCCCAATAATTTAACTCAAGCAGAATACTTTACTCCTAAGGGCAATTCTAAAGCAGAGGAGCGTTATAAAGTTACTTATAAAAACTTAAAAGATATGCAGAAAAAAGGATTAACAAAGCGAAGTCCTAAGAACCCATAA
- a CDS encoding universal stress protein has translation MLSQYKNIQVSVDGSKEADLAFSKAVAIAKRNNATLEILHVIDTRSFQNVSSFDSAMVEQVSKDAEKRMKDYQARAAKAGVTDSHYSIEFGSPKTIIARDFPEKHNIDLIVVGATGLNAVERLLIGSVTEYVTRTSKCDVLVCRAEEIADALEK, from the coding sequence ATGCTTTCACAATATAAGAATATTCAAGTTTCTGTCGATGGCTCAAAAGAAGCCGATTTAGCTTTCAGCAAGGCTGTTGCTATTGCCAAGCGTAATAATGCAACATTAGAGATTTTACATGTTATTGATACTCGTTCATTTCAAAATGTATCTAGCTTTGATTCAGCAATGGTTGAACAAGTTTCTAAAGATGCAGAAAAGAGAATGAAAGATTATCAAGCTCGTGCTGCCAAAGCTGGTGTAACAGATTCACACTATTCAATCGAATTTGGTTCACCTAAGACAATTATTGCTCGTGATTTCCCTGAGAAGCATAACATTGATTTAATCGTTGTCGGTGCTACCGGATTAAACGCTGTTGAACGTCTATTAATTGGTAGCGTTACTGAATATGTAACTAGAACTTCAAAATGTGACGTTTTAGTATGCCGTGCTGAAGAAATTGCTGATGCTTTAGAAAAATAA
- a CDS encoding FtsW/RodA/SpoVE family cell cycle protein, with the protein MAKVENKTSLVDRLAWNIIIPVALLALISLYCIYVAALGDPSHIGSPVRAVVMQALWYLISVAIVIVVMQFDADQLFKIAPIFFGIAIFLLIAVLFLYNRSVAADTGAKSWFKLGPITFQPSELMKPAFILMLARVIKDHNDKYGHTIRTDWLLLGKIIAWLAPVAILLKLQNDFGTMLVFIAIVGGVVLVSGISWKIIIPIYGMVIIGAIAIILLVVTPGGQSFLSHFFQAYQFERIKSWLDPSGDTSSGAYQLWQSMKAIGSGQLFGNGFGKASVYVPVRGSDMVFSVIGENFGFVGCVVLILIYLYLIVQMVRISFDTRNVFYSYISTGVIMMILFHVFENIGMNIDLLPLTGIPLPFVSQGGSALLGNMIGIGLILSMKFHNRDYMFSTAGDF; encoded by the coding sequence AAATAAGACGAGCTTAGTAGATCGATTAGCTTGGAATATCATTATTCCTGTAGCACTTTTGGCTTTAATTAGTTTGTACTGTATTTATGTAGCAGCTTTAGGTGATCCGAGTCATATTGGTTCACCAGTTAGAGCGGTTGTTATGCAGGCATTATGGTATTTAATTTCGGTAGCAATTGTTATAGTGGTCATGCAGTTTGATGCAGATCAATTGTTTAAAATTGCTCCGATATTTTTTGGAATAGCGATATTCTTGCTGATAGCGGTATTGTTCTTGTATAACCGTAGTGTGGCCGCAGATACAGGGGCTAAAAGTTGGTTTAAATTAGGGCCGATTACTTTTCAGCCTTCGGAATTAATGAAGCCTGCTTTTATTTTAATGCTGGCTCGCGTGATTAAAGACCATAATGACAAATATGGTCATACGATCCGAACTGACTGGCTTCTTTTAGGTAAGATAATTGCCTGGTTAGCTCCGGTAGCAATTTTATTAAAATTACAAAATGACTTTGGTACTATGTTAGTTTTCATTGCCATCGTTGGTGGTGTAGTTTTAGTTTCCGGGATATCATGGAAAATTATCATTCCGATTTATGGTATGGTAATTATCGGTGCGATTGCTATAATTTTGTTAGTTGTAACTCCAGGTGGACAGTCATTTTTGAGTCATTTCTTCCAAGCTTACCAGTTTGAAAGAATTAAATCATGGCTTGATCCATCTGGCGATACGTCTTCTGGTGCTTATCAATTATGGCAAAGTATGAAGGCGATTGGTTCAGGACAATTGTTTGGTAATGGCTTTGGTAAAGCTAGCGTATATGTTCCAGTTCGTGGATCTGACATGGTTTTCTCAGTTATTGGTGAAAACTTTGGTTTTGTCGGCTGTGTAGTTTTGATTTTGATTTATTTATACTTAATTGTCCAAATGGTAAGAATTTCATTTGATACAAGAAATGTATTTTATTCATATATTTCTACCGGTGTTATCATGATGATTTTATTCCATGTTTTTGAAAATATTGGTATGAATATTGATTTGTTACCATTGACTGGTATTCCATTACCGTTTGTATCGCAAGGTGGTTCCGCTTTGTTAGGTAACATGATCGGTATCGGTTTGATCTTATCAATGAAATTCCATAATCGTGATTACATGTTTAGTACAGCAGGCGATTTTTAA